A DNA window from Daucus carota subsp. sativus chromosome 3, DH1 v3.0, whole genome shotgun sequence contains the following coding sequences:
- the LOC135151535 gene encoding uncharacterized protein LOC135151535 — MVEIKLEEQIHLKQQIVIMEGQRMVYLRYVFVFDSGGGGSGGDGGGGGGYEGEDDGGGGDGTGGGGGREDEEGEGGGGLNLLVIDTVEADMERRRTWRGSGHGWGGGMKLQEVKVEAGWVGGESGVAGEFSDILLRV, encoded by the exons ATGGTTGAGATTAAACTAGAAGAGCAAATACATCTAAAGCAGCAGATAGTCATAATGGAGGGTCAAAGAATGGTCTACTTGCG ATATGTTTTTGTATTTGATTCTGGTGGTGGTGgcagtggtggagatggtggaggtggcgGTGGATATGAAGGTGAGGACGACGGAGGTGGAGGTGACGGAACTGGAGGTGGTGGAggaagagaagatgaagaaggagaAGGTGGAGGTGGGTTGAATTTGTTGGTTATAGATACGGTGGAGGCGGACATGGAGAGGCGGCGGACATGGAGGGGCAGTGGACATGGATGGGGTGGCGGCATGAAGTTACAGGAAGTGAAGGTGGAGGCAGGTTGGGTTGGAGGAGAAAGTGGGGTTGCaggagaatttagtgatattctcctTAGAGTTTAG